Within Triticum dicoccoides isolate Atlit2015 ecotype Zavitan chromosome 1B, WEW_v2.0, whole genome shotgun sequence, the genomic segment CCACCGGTGTCGTGGGGCCTTGCTGATGGTGTGTGTTGCAATACCCCAAATTGTGTCGTCATGTGTTGTGGTAGGTGCCATTCGACGGCGTACACGCATATCAGTAGGACAATGCACCGGGAGATAAGGCGGTCCCGAGAGCACATCTCGTTCAGCTCGAACCCCCAACCTCTATCGTGGTACAACCACCAGTTAACCTATACAAAGATTGTTTAGCAACCGTGAAAGTATAAACATTAAAACTAGCTCACTCATTGGTATACCTGAAAAGATGTCAGGTTGTCCAGCTCATTGGTGAAGGCCTTGTACATCGCACTTCCCTTGCCCGAGAAGACCTTAACCCTGTCCCAAGAATAGGCGACGGTAGGGTATCGAGAACTGTCGCCATCCTCGCCATACTCCGTCCACTCTGTCCGTGGCAGTTTCTCCGGGCGACCAACCGGCAACCGCTCCCAACCCCAAATCGAGAGGGCCCAGACACACCCACACATCCCAGATGTTTTCTCGGTCCTTTGCGTTGTGTCATCCAGTTGCAAACAACAAGTGATGATCAGATGACACAATTTAAAGAACCACACACATATGTGAGATGTATGACATCTTATCGAACGGTAGAGGTACACGAGGCCAGCAGACCCCCAGCTGTACCCTGCATCCCAGTCGGCCAGGAAGTCCAAGTACATCCATAGGGCGTTGTCCCCCGAGCAGTCAGGAAAGACCACCTCTGTGAGAAGAAACCACAGGTAGGCCCTTGCATACTGCTGCATGGTCCCCGGATCCGCATCTTGCGGGCATTCGGCCCAGTGGTCTAGGAGCCATGCTAGTGCTACACCGGATGTTCGGTTACTCCTGATGGGAGGGCAGTCGCCGATGAGGGCGGTAACCCAGTCCGGTCAATTCTTCCTATCCACGCGCCCAATGAGAGCATGGTCGTTGATCGGTAGGGCCGTGATCATGGCGAAGTCCTCGAGCGTCACCGTCATCTCACCACATGGGAGATGGAAAGAGTGCGTCTCGGGCCGCCAACGGTCCACCAACGATGTGAGAGCCGTGTGGACAAGCGTCAGCGGCGTACGCTTGAACTGGAGCACAAAACCCAAGAGCCCGGCTCTCCTGTAATATGGCTTGTAGCGGTTGTCGCAGTTCATCTCTTTGACCTTGGTGTGGCCCCTCTTACGTAATGGCAGAAGCATCTGTCAATGTGCACACGAAAATAGTTAGAAAAAACTTTTGAAAAGGCAAAATTGTGATGCAACACGTTGATCAGTGCTATTTACCACTCCGTTCTCGATGTAACGGGCGCGATGACCGTTGTCGAATGCCGGGTCAAGCATAGTGTAATTTGTGTCGATCGCCGGACCAATGGGGGGCCTCCTGAAACAAGAACACTTTGTTATGAACATATAATCATGTCATATTAAACCGTTCAACTAACATCAATCATATCATACTCAACAAATGTAAAAAAAATACTGTGAATATGAACTACGGTTCATCTTCAAACTATTTATGCTATCCTTTCATTCCATTATATCACATTAACCAATCATATTCAACCATTCAACTAACATCAATCATATCTCATTAACCAATCATATTTAACCATTCAACTAACATTAACCAATCATGTTCAACAATTGTAAAAACATATATAAAAGTTACCAACATATTCATCTTTAAACCACATCACCACATCACCTCGTCTTGTGCCAAATAGGATCTATCTTCAAACTAGTTAACAAATCCAACTTATTCAACCACATCACCACATCACCTCATCAATCATATTTAAACATATTTAACCACATCAAACATCAATAAATAATTTAAAAAATATTagtatgaactagggttcatcaacTATATAAAATAGACGCTATCATAGTCAACTTCAACCACATCACCACATAAATCATATTCAAGTACATCAAACATCATATTACTCCTAATTAAACAAACCTAAAAACAACAAAAATCAAAATCTACTAGATGAAATAGGGTTCATCTTGTGCCAAATAATGAGTCGAATCGAAAGCTTCTTAACTAAAAtgaattggagggattgagagagctTACTTTTCTCGTTTTGGagccatctcgatccgcaaaaacCGTTCACAAACGAAGAAGATCGGATGTTGCACCACCTACCACCGGGTGACCTGGCGGTAGGGTCGACGGCAGGAAACGACAACCGTTTGGTGGGACTGACGTGGATAAGTGCCCTACCGCCGGGAGCCACGGCAGTAGCTTGTTCAAGCCTACCGTCATTGTCCCTGGCGGTAGAAAAAAAGATCAGATCGCAAAATCTTTTGCAACAGGGGCTAGATCCCGATTTTATACCAAAAAGGGTCAAAGCACGAAATTTGGCAGCGTGCGGACGCGGTCTTGCACTAGACTGGAGTGTGCACAAAGACGCGGTACCTTTGCTTGCCCGGCCGCCTCGTCAGACCTTTTTTGCCATCTCGGGCGAAACCATCCTGCTACAACCTATACAAGCCCCTCTTTTCTCGGCCCAAGAAAACGCCGCGACCCAGCCTGACACGAGTGGCGTCCCACCACCACCCCAGCAGTTTTCCTTCCCTTCCTCGGGCCCGCGCGGGCCTACGCGCCCTCCGCCGTCGGATCCGCGGCCGACGCGCCACGATCTCCCCCTCGCTACCCAACTCGGTTAAACCAGTCTCCACCGTCCCACACAGACGAGTCAGCCAGACAGGCACAGCGGTCCACGCTTCTCCCGTCCGATTTCCACCACGCCAGCGACCCGCCGCCGCGGAGATCGCTCGCTCGCtgtcgtcgtcggcggcggtggcggccaggAGATCTCCCCGCTCCTCTCCCTCCCTTCGCCCCCGAGAGGCGCTCGGCTCAGGTAGGCTTCCCTccatcctctccctccctctcccggcCCATGCTAGCACGGCCTCGGCGAGCCGTGCCCATTTCCATCCCTCGGTTGGGGGCGGGCTCCGCGTGGCCTCCTGTCTTCTCCCCGTCGGAGGCTCGGACGACGCCGCGTTCGTCATCCCTCGGCCCTTCTCCCTCCCTTGGGCCTCGCCTCCTAGGGTTTGCTGAACAGTGCTGCGTTCTCCCCGTAATTACATTTCCATGCTGTTTTCGCCTAGATCTGTTCCGACCTAGGTTTTCTTATCAGTGGCCGTGTGCATTTTTCTTTTGGGGACCTTTCGTTTCTACCCCAAATTGGCATGGCAAAGAACACAGCATCGCTtttagttttaggcattttcttttTCAGTACCACTTTTAGGGTGGACGTAATTAGCTAGCTACTAGCAGATCTGCATCAAATTGCCATTAACTCACCTGGTTGGACCTCGTCGGCATTTCGACTGACCATGCCAATTCTACCCACGATTCTTTTCTAGGAAGATTTGGTCTGTATACATAGCATTAAAAGAAGACCATTTTAGCCGTATGCCATTGAAAGGAAAACTTTTGATTGCACTTTGCTATGGCGTTCTTTCAGTGATACAGATCCAAACTTTCCTTCTTTCTAACAGTGTTAATTCTGGACCTAATTACCATCTTCTCTAATTCTCATTTGCATGCATATTGTGGTAGTGGCACATGCGTATTTTCTGGGGGGAAAAGAATGTTGGCCATGTGTGTCGACAGAAGTTTACGGATTGAAACTTTGGGCTTTGTTTGTACTACAGTCTTCAGGTAGAAAGTGGGaggttttgcaatatttacttgtaCCAGGATGAAACTTTTGCTATAGATGGAGTAATCTCAATGAATATGTGGTTCTTGAAATGTAGTTTGCCAATGCTACGTCTCCACAGCTATTTTCGTTACTCGAACAAAAAATTGCAACCTACAGTACTATTTACATCACCtagcaaaaaaagaaaaacagtTTGCAATATGCTGTCCATCCATAACTGACAAGGGTAACAAGCTGTTTCTTCACCATATACTTAAGGGTGGCAGCTGCAACAAAGCAAACTTCCAAACTATAAAAGATGGTCTGGAACTTTTGAAATCTTCCAGATGTGCTCCTAGCCAAAATTACAGTCTCCTTAAAGCAGGGCGTAGTGAAATGTATACAAGCCCATTGGATTGAAAACGCTAAGCTCCCCAGGGCTCAAACCAATTTGGAGACAGGTCCCTACCCTTGTGCTGAAATTGCAGTGGAAGAATAGATGCTGCCAGTCCTCTTTAGCTCCTAAAGGGCAGAGCAcaaatgatcatcatcatcaaacaCATGCCAATGCCTACGTTTTAGCAGCAcaaatgatcatcatcatcaaacaCATGCCAATGCCTATGTTTTAGCATATCCCTGGTGTTGATTCTATCATTGAGGATCAGCCAGGCAAATATTTCATATGTCAAGACACACCTGCTTTGCCAAATCCTGCTCTAAATCTGTTCCGGCGCGATGTACCTCAACTTCTCTTCTTTTTCATAGTACCTCTCCCCAACTTCTTGGCTGACCTTCACCCGAACTTCCACACCCTTTGTGCTAATCTAGTATTGATGGCAGAGCCCAATCCGAATCCATGGCTCTTGAATTCCTAAGTAATTATATCTTCCAAACTTTTCCCTGGTTCGTTCTCATTCTTGTAAGAGCAAATCCAGTGGCAGAGATAATATATAAGTGGGGCCATTCATATAGGGCAAAACAAAAGTATTTTAAATGTGAGCGTACCAGTTATATTGTCCTAGCAGTAAAGCTTTGAGGTTTTGTGTTTGAAACCTATCAACCATAGTTTTTAAGNNNNNNNNNNNNNNNNNNNNNNNNNNNNNNNNNNNNNNNNNNNNNNNNNNNNNNNNNNNNNNNNNNNNNNNNNNNNNNNNNNNNNNNNNNNNNNNNNNNNNNNNNNNNNNNNNNNNNNNNNNNNNNNNNNNNNNNNNNNNNNNNNNNNNNNNNNNNNNNNNNNNNNNNNNNNNNCCTTATCGCCTAGGCGACGCCTAAGCGCCTAAGGCGGGCATATTTGTAAGGCGTTGGGGGGGCGCCTTATCGCCTAAGCGTCCAAGGCGGGACGCCTTAAAAACAATGCTATCAACTTATGGTTTCTTTCTCATATTCATATCCTGTACACCTCCAATGACCACAAAAACAAGGAAATGCTGAATTGACGAATCGAACACAACTGAGACTTTCCAGTGCGCCAGCTTACATATGTCCAATTTCCATGTTGGCTTGACTTGGTCTCCTGCTGGTCCCCTCACTCTGTTGCTGGCAATTGATGGAAAGAGTATGGTGACTAGCTATTCAGCAGCATGATTAATCAGCAGGGGTTAGGATTTGCTTGTATGTATCTGGTTTTGGTGTAGCTGTGTCCTGATATTGACTTCAGAAAACTAATGGTGCTCATGGACGAAGCCAACATATTACATGTCATGTGGTTCTTGCATTTGATGGCTACTCTACCCTTGATACTTAATATTACTatatctttttcctacatctcctaCATCTAAAGGTTTGAGTTGGTGGTGAGTTCACTCACCCTTCTCACCACTCTTGCATGTGGACCTTTCGCAAAAATATTAAAATATTGGGGCAATTTAGAATCAAACTAGGCACCTTATCTAGAGGGTTCTAGCTTCTTATCATCTAGCCCATACCAAGAGTATGACAAACATGCCAAAAGAAAAAGAGTATGACAAAGGAATTGAACAACATCTATTAGAAGTAGCCCGATATCATTTCCCCAAGGGTCTTCCATTTGTCGTCTTTCTTTCCCAGTGCCCATTCTCTAGCCACCTCTTCTCTTCAATCGACATCCTCCAACatttcaaaatttgaaaaatgaTCCTGCTTCAGTTTTTCCAATGTCTCCTCCATGGTCACTTCAATTGCTCCAGCACCCTACCGCCAACGAACCCGTCCCTGTCTTTTCATTTTTTGACTTTCCGACGGGAATCTTTTCgtgttttaattttaattttttgttCTTATTTTGACAGGATTATTGTGTAGTGGAACAGTTAAGAGGACTAAAATTGTGGTGAAACCAACATAATTGTAATGTTATGCAACCCAAATCATGATGATAATATATTTGTGTGATATATTATAAACTATTGAATTGTGATCATATATTGATTTATTCTGGATACCGTGCAACGTACAAGCACTTTGATAGTAGTTTTACATATTTTAGTTAGTGTTATCTAGCTGTCCTAGTATTCTTCCATTATCAGCGCTAGTTAGTAAATGGTACTGATGTATACAACTGTTCTTCTACCCTCTGCTACCGATGGTCCAATGCTACTTgtttagtactacctccgtcctcgtTTATTGGTTCCCTTCGTATTTTGTGTCAATGTTTGATTATAAATTTAACTAAGAAAAtactaatgcatgtcaccaaaaattatatcgtttgattTGTATTTTGAACATAGTTTCAAATGATGTTATTTTTGTTATGTATAacttatattttattagttaaaatcaTGGTCAAAGAATGAAACTGAACAcgagggggactaataaaccaggacagacGTAGTACATGGAAGGAAATGCTCTATCTAGTTAAAAGTGCAAGTAATTCTCAAAGGGCAATTATGGTCCCATCAGTTCTTGTAGATTTGCTCTAGGTGTGGTTTCTGATTTGCTTTTGAAAAGATCAATGAGTAACAAAAGCAGTTGAGACTTTAGTTTGGTGTTTAACTTCCATGCTGGTTGTAGTTACATGCAGTACTTTCTCCAGGGTGGAACCATGCTTAAGGATTCACTAAGCGCTGCTTACTCCATTTTGATTTTGTTTCTGTATAGTCCACTGAGGTTTTCCTTCCTTGTGCAGGAATTTTTGGTTGATTTAAGATGGACAGGGCTAGGAATTTTATACCTGGCCCTAATCAGGAGCTTCTGGATATCAAGCCAATAAGGTCTTTAGCTCCAATGTTCCCTGCACCCATGGGAGTCAACATTAACCAGTCAAGCACCCCACCGTTGGTCTGTGTGACTCCTGTTGGCCAGTTTCCTACAGGATTTGGTGGTGGAAACCTTCCTGCCTTTGGATCATTCGCCACCTTCAATGCTACCGTGAATGGTTTTTCGCAAGCAGGCACAAGTGCTAATGGGGCCATTGATGCTACTCCTATCTCAGCATACAAGACGAGATCTGGGGCTACAGCACTTGGTGACGATGAACCTTATTCGGGTAATCAGACTTCAGCATCTGGACGCAAGGCTAAGAAGAGGTCAGCTGGTTTGTCTGCTGACGGCTCAGATGGAGTTAAGGCCAAGCGCCCTAAGCCTGTCTACAAGAATCTTGTTGCTGGCAAGGAGCTTGCTTTCTTGCCAGCTTCACCAAATAATCCTAGGGAGATTGTGGAAGCAGTTCATATGACCTTCGAGGCACTCAGACGTAGACATCTTCAGATGGATGAAACACAGGACGCTAGCAGACGTGCAGACCTGAAAGCTGGCGCCATCATGATGGCCAGTAACATCAGGGCGAATGTGGGGAAGAGGGTAGGGACTGCTCCTGGAGTTGAAATAGGGGATATTTTCTATTTCAGGATGGAGCTATGCATCATTGGGCTGCACGCTCCTAGCATGGGTGGCATTGATTACATGAGTGCTAAATTTGGAGCTGATGAGGATTCTGTAGCAATATGTATTGTTGCAGCAGGTGGTTATGAGAACGAGGATGATGACACAGATACACTGGTGTACAGTGGTTCAGGGGGTAACAGTAGGAATACCGAGGAGAGGCATGACCAGAAGCTTGAGAGGGGCAACCTTGCTCTCGAGAGGAGTATGCACAGGAAGAATGAGATAAGGGTTGTGCGGGGATTCAAAGATCCAGCTATGGTAGCTGGCAAAATCTACATATATGATGGCCTTTATAAGATCCAAGAGTCCTGGACGGAGAGAACAAAATTTGGCGTCAATTGCTTCAAGTACAGGTTGCAGCGTGAACCTGGACAGCGTGATGGAGCTGCAATATGGAAGATGACTCAGCGATGGATACAAGATCCATCGACAAGAGGCAGGGTTATACTACGTGACCTATCATCTGGGACTGAATCGATCCCAGTGTGTCTCGTCAATGAGGTAGACCATGAGAAAGGACCTGGGCAGTTCACCTATACTAATCAGGTCAAATACTTGAGACCCGTCAGTTCCATGACACCCATGCAGGGTTGTGGTTGCCAGAGTGTTTGCCTACCTGGTGATGCCAACTGTGCTTGTGGGCAACATAACGGAGGTGATCTACCGTACAGCTCATCAGGAGTGTTGGTGTGCCGCAAGCCAATAGTATATGAATGTGGTGAAGCTTGCCATTGTACCCTGAATTGTCGGAACAGAGTGAGCCAAAAAGGGATCAGGTTCCACTTTGAGGTCTTCAGGACGGCAAATCGAGGCTGGGGTCTTCGCTGTTGGGAGCCTATTCGTGCTGGTGCATTTATTTGTGAGTATACTGGGGAGGTCATCGATGAGCTTAAAGTTAACTTGGATGACAGTGAAGATGATTACATTTTTCAGACTGTGTGCCCTGGTGAGAAGACGCTAAAATGGAATTTCGGGCCTGAGCTTATAGGTGAGCAAAGCACGTACGTATCAGCTGAGGAATTTCAGCCACTGCCCATCAAGATAAGTGCAAAAAAGATGGGAAATGTCTCGCGTTTCATGAACCACAGTTGCTCCCCAAACGTCTTCTGGCAGCCAGTGCAGTACAACCATGGAGACGACAAGCACCCACACATAATGTTTTTCGCACTTAATCACATCGCTCCCATGACAGAGTTAACCTATGACTATGGTGTGGTTGGAGAAGAGACCAGTCATAGAGCCAAGACCTGCCTGTGTGGATCATTAACCTGTCGTGGGTTATTTTGATGTACATTGTGGTGGATCAACATGCAAGCCAATAAGCTAGGTAAGATTCTTTGCCTGATTGGTTTGCTGTATTACCAGTGTATTCATCCATTATATTTACTAAAGTATGCGTCTATTTCATCTGATTCCGAAATTGCTATATTTCTCAAGTGTTCTGTTATGTGATCCACCAATATTTTTTTTTGCATGTTCATATCAGAGAATTTGACATTTTATCTTCCTCTAGCACTAATATTCGTTTTTATCACAAAGTGTTGTAAGAACATGGGACCGCATATGTATAATTGATGATAGGCAAGCACAACTCTAGTCTTGAAATGCTGCGTAACACATGTTATTTTACCCATAGCCAAGCTGCAGGTGTGTTTATACTAGCTACAGCGGAAGAAAGGCTTGGCTTTCTGCATCTAAGTGCTACCACCTTTTTTTGGGGGATTAGAATATCCACCATCTTTTGAGTACTACCATCTCAAAGTTGTTAAGATAGATGTTAGTATCTTTATCGCATTTTTGGATTAATTGCGGGTTCGTATACCATCTTTTTTGGGGTGGGGGATTAGAATGTCTACCATCTTTTGAGTATCTGCTTTTACATAAACACTAGTTGTTTGCTCGTCTTGCAGATGTTTCTGGTGCTACCTAGATTGTACCTATGTTGTGGCATTGGTTTCTGCGAAGATGGCGCCGTTTCTGGAGTGAGAAGACAGTAAATTATCTTGGAGCTGAGACAGAATGCCCATTGCCTCGCCATTTGTTCAGATACTTCTGGATGATTGCGTGTATTGATGTATGTACTGCTGCAAATCTGTCTTGTCTTGCTTTTTTCGCCAACCATTTGCAACCATCTGTGTAGTAGGCTAGCGTCAGTTTTAACTGGATTGGACCTCTGGCTGTTAGCTGCTTGCAACTTGTCGGACTCGGTGCTCGCTGTTAAAGCATGTCGCTTGGTTGTACTTTCTGTGTTGCCGGATGTGTCTATGATACCCACTCGTCTCGCTGGCATGTGGGATCTGGACGAGAGTGTACTGAAGCCATGGGGAATTTGCCAATTCACATGCATTTTTTCTAGGAAAATGTTTGTATTCAACCACTGATTTTAGCCTTTTGTTGGTCGGCTTCCTGCTTTAGTTGTCTGATCGAGAGCGGTCTATCGAAGGAGATGCTCATGGGACAAGGAGAGGTGTAGGCGATGAAAGACAAGTTTGATGAGTTAATCAATGCCAAGGAGTTGGCGGCTCAATAGATGCAAACCAAAAAGGAGTTGGCGGAGAAGACGCAACGAGAGAAATTGGCGCGATGGGGATAATGAACGAAAAATAAAAGACTGCAAGAGATGGAGGGTGTAAGTTTCAACTTCAGGACGATCAATCGATGCAAAAGAGAACCGTTTCATAATGTTGGATCCAAAAACCACGGAGGATAATAAGGCGAGACCATTTTTGGGAGGTGGGGCAATTGAAGATCATTGCTTCTATGATGCCATGGAGATGCAAACACACGTGAGGAGGGAGCGTCGTACACTTGGGAGAAGGCAAATGGTGCCGACGACATGTGACTTTCCATGGCGGTTGGATGTGTGCATGATGATTCCTTTTGGTTGAATCTTGGTGTTGCATAATGCTTCATCTTTTGTTCATGCATTTGGAACTTATGTTATGTTTAAACTTGAATTTGAAACTTGAAAAATATGGTTTGGTTTGAAATGTTGCTGAAGTAAGTGATGTTGAATGGTGAAACATTCGAATGACATCTACGCGaaattgatgattaacaagaccgcaTATGCATAAACATGGAAGAAACAAAAGCGGAAAAATTATCAAGGCTACAATTTTTTTCTTTTGAAACATATCCAGGCTACAACTTTAAGGCCGCAGTCTCCAAAATATTATAGAGGGCACCTCAATCAGTTTTGGTGACTAATGATTTTGAGCTCTTTTTTTTAGAATTGACTACGATTTTGATGGCTTTACTAAAGTTTCTTTTATAAGCCGGCACAAGTGAGCGGCACGACGCTGACACCCGCAATAAGCGGGTATAGTGGTGCGGTGAATAGCTGCTATAGTTGCAAGCAAAcaactttttttttgcgggtgtaaAGGCACAGTACATGCTTGCAGCAGCTAGTCGCAAACATTTTCTTCCACTTCGGTTACTTTGGTTAGAACGAAAATCAAACTGGAGTTCCGGTGACCCAAACTATTGGTTCCACTAAATTAGTAGATTGATTTGGTTGTCAATTTCAAAAAACCGTATTCATTAAAAACCAAAAGAACCGAAATAACCAATTACGCTGCCCTAGGAGCAATGGTGTCAATGCAGTGAAGCACTCAACGAATCAAACGCCACAACATGTCAAATAGCACCAGAAGTTAGTTGAAGAGGAAGGaagaagctactccctccgtctaggtgagtaagtcatcttaggttatgcaccgtgaccaaggaggaggagaaaccgaaagaacttaatgttcatttgctaattaatagcattgcatggaaTGAaccaaccactgcatgtcgtgtttggcagtctcaagtcattaaaagcatgcacaccccacatctcttattggttgatatgttaagaaacaagaaacgaggtagaatttaatacatcacgcctaagtgttttgggattatttaattttcgtaagatgactcacacacctagacggagggagtagtgaacATCGCAGATGGAGGCAAATATAACGTTGTTTTTTAGTTTTTGCGCCTAAAGAACCGTGCCGTTTGATCAAATCACAGCATGGTCCAAACTCCGTTGCATCAGTCGTTAATCTACTGGATGTAGCCATGCACCTAGCTTGACACGCGTGCCCTTGTAACACAAACGTCGATCGGGAATAATTTTCACGGGGAGcaccaactgcaccagcacctcaaggtATCGGTTGGTGCGGAGCAATACAACATCTCATAGCCATGTCAACACGaatgtttggaacatggttccaTGCATACCTGTTAGAatagtaaaataaaataaatactaaaaaaaTTCTGATTTTCTTTGTAACATACATAGCCGTCCAGTATATTCGTGTGTGAAGTTTTACAAAGAAATGACATCCGTGGTAAATtggaaaaagtgaaaaaaaatgaaACTATATTGAAAAGCACTGTTTGCTAAATAGTAAGGTCTCATTTGTATTTTGTTCATTAAGAGTACCAAGGGTGTCAATACTTTAGGAAACTTCGCACGTGAATAGACTGATATACCAAGTTCGATACCCTAGAATTTCCTATAAATAAAAAATTACTAGTATTTTTTTTAATTTACTATTCACATGGGCACAGTGAAGCCATGTTCACCTTGGTATTTTTGTGTCAAAAACTCTCAAATGAAAATTAcacaaaatttatgaaacaaaaagCAGATAGGAATAGTGAGATACTATTCGTTAGATGTGTATTTGACAGTATTTAAAGTTTGAAAGTACTGTTTGTCTTTTCAGTTATCAAACTATGACTGAAATTTATGCTGCCAACCCTCCTTCTAATCCATGATAGCAGTATAAGACCAGCCTCCAACAACACGATGACAAACTAGAGATGATTCACATAACCAATGCACTCACGAGAAGTTAAAAGTGAAAGAAGAAAAGGCAATGATGAATACTCAAGGTCACAACTACCCAACTCATATGCTGACTCCATGGCTACATTACTCATTTCACAACTGAAATAAGAAATGCCCCGGATGTGGATATTTACACCCAAAATGGTCACTCGTCACCAATGAAGATGCGAAGGCCTCCAAGGCCATCACATGGACCGGAGATGGGACACTGGAGAAGGACCCGATTAGATAATGCCTGAACCACATGGGGGTGtcttcaaaaaaagaaaaagaaatgaacAAGGTTAGAGCCACGGCCGGAGAAACTTTCGGTCCCCTCACCTCTGGCTGCCATCTTGGCTGGGGGACCACGGACCTACAAGAGTTATGTGTTCTTTGTCAGCGTATTATggtgttttttaatttttttttgcaaataaacttATTCTAGTTCTTTCTTCAATTGTACCATGGAGCTAGAGACGTATGCGTCTTTGGAGCTAGAGAGATATGTGTCCTTGCATATTTGTTTATTCATATTTGATGTGTTTATTTTGTTGCGTTATGCTATTTTTGTTGGCTTGATTTTTTGTGGAATTTGGATAATTCCTCCACTGTACGATGAAGATCATGTGATTCGACATCCTACATTTCTAGAGGATCATACAGGTCCAAGTACATTCATTACTCACGATTTCTCATCTTTTTGATGGGTGGCTCAAGGGGCTCTTAGAAATCATTATTGGTATTCAAGTTCG encodes:
- the LOC119349242 gene encoding histone-lysine N-methyltransferase, H3 lysine-9 specific SUVH1-like, which gives rise to MDRARNFIPGPNQELLDIKPIRSLAPMFPAPMGVNINQSSTPPLVCVTPVGQFPTGFGGGNLPAFGSFATFNATVNGFSQAGTSANGAIDATPISAYKTRSGATALGDDEPYSGNQTSASGRKAKKRSAGLSADGSDGVKAKRPKPVYKNLVAGKELAFLPASPNNPREIVEAVHMTFEALRRRHLQMDETQDASRRADLKAGAIMMASNIRANVGKRVGTAPGVEIGDIFYFRMELCIIGLHAPSMGGIDYMSAKFGADEDSVAICIVAAGGYENEDDDTDTLVYSGSGGNSRNTEERHDQKLERGNLALERSMHRKNEIRVVRGFKDPAMVAGKIYIYDGLYKIQESWTERTKFGVNCFKYRLQREPGQRDGAAIWKMTQRWIQDPSTRGRVILRDLSSGTESIPVCLVNEVDHEKGPGQFTYTNQVKYLRPVSSMTPMQGCGCQSVCLPGDANCACGQHNGGDLPYSSSGVLVCRKPIVYECGEACHCTLNCRNRVSQKGIRFHFEVFRTANRGWGLRCWEPIRAGAFICEYTGEVIDELKVNLDDSEDDYIFQTVCPGEKTLKWNFGPELIGEQSTYVSAEEFQPLPIKISAKKMGNVSRFMNHSCSPNVFWQPVQYNHGDDKHPHIMFFALNHIAPMTELTYDYGVVGEETSHRAKTCLCGSLTCRGLF